From the genome of Triticum aestivum cultivar Chinese Spring chromosome 3B, IWGSC CS RefSeq v2.1, whole genome shotgun sequence, one region includes:
- the LOC123065249 gene encoding uncharacterized protein: MASARSIPRAARCLILFAPIVPVAAVTVHQSNARARARASHQIERADMASASPSWAILGSVPRVAAADADLPPGADLSLALPAPPRVGLLTTPPRIFADRTTSDNFPSVLAVDPSGLLLLHANQGRATAPTVINTPSLREFSWRPFAPGYFVLDATTATALPLPKPELIMHMGHVGLISSPAGGGHYMVAELQPFVGGDKAILLRFSSEVGEWVSKYIGYPLPARILCPNRVVSHSGRLWWVDLSWCLLTCDPFEDTPVLRVVPLPEGKALKPREAWGLLDKYRCVRVSGGKLRFVDMYSRNRDSRGAAQISVWTLADPDTTEWTLEYEATFKEIWDDASYKATGLPRKIPVLALIHPTNPDVVYFFLDEHLLGVNVRARKVVECEVYELVAPPSEHVATRFIHAWQLPPALCSGSAEETEDGVNEELQQLPL; the protein is encoded by the exons ATGGCATCCGCGCGGTCCATTCCCCGAGCCGCCCGTTGCCTGATCCTCTTCGCTCCCATAGTCCCCGTCGCCGCGGTCACCGTTCACCAGTCCAACGCCAGAGCACGCGCGCGCGCAAGCCACCAGATCGAGCGAGCCGACATGGCATCCGCGTCGCCGTCGTGGGCCATCCTCGGCAGCGTGCCGCGGGTGGCGGCCGCCGACGCCGACCTCCCTCCGGGCGCCGACCTCTCCCTCGCGCTGCCGGCGCCGCCGCGCGTCGGGCTCCTCACCACCCCCCCGCGCATCTTCGCGGACCGCACCACCTCCGACAACTTCCCCTCCGTCCTCGCCGTCgacccctccggcctcctcctcctccacgccaaccAGGGCCGCGCCACGGCCCCCACCGTCATCAACACCCCCAGCCTCCGGGAGTTCAGCTGGCGCCCGTTCGCCCCGGGCTACTTCGTCCTcgacgccaccaccgccaccgccctgCCGCTCCCGAAACCTGAGCTCATCATGCACATGGGTCACGTCGGCCTCATCTCCTCCCCGGCGGGTGGCGGCCACTACATGGTCGCCGAGCTCCAGCCGTTCGTTGGCGGTGACAAGGCCATCCTCCTGCGCTTCTCGTCGGAAGTCGGAGAGTGGGTCAGCAAGTACATCGGCTACCCGCTTCCTGCCAGGATTCTGTGCCCCAACCGCGTGGTCTCGCACTCCGGGAGGCTCTGGTGGGTCGACCTCTCCTGGTGCCTCCTCACCTGCGACCCCTTCGAGGACACGCCGGTGCTGAGGGTCGTCCCGCTCCCGGAGGGCAAGGCGCTCAAGCCCAGGGAAGCTTGGGGATTGCTTGACAAGTACCGATGCGTACGTGTCAGCGGCGGCAAGCTGCGGTTCGTGGACATGTACTCCAGGAATCGTGACAGCCGCGGCGCTGCACAGATCAGCGTCTGGACGCTCGCCGATCCGGACACCACGGAGTGGACGCTGGAGTATGAGGCCACCTTTAAGGAGATCTGGGACGACGCGAGCTACAAGGCGACTGGTCTGCCCAGGAAGATCCCCGTGCTTGCGCTCATCCACCCCACCAACCCCGACGTGGTCTACTTTTTCCTCGACGAGCATCTGCTCGGTGTCAACGTGCGTGCTCGCAAGGTTGTGGAGTGTGAGGTCTACGAGCTGGTTGCGCCGCCTAGCGAGCACGTCGCCACCCGTTTCATTCACGCTTGGCAGCTGCCACCAGCTCTCTGCTCAG GTTCTGCAGAGGAGACTGAAGACGGCGTGAATGAAGAGCTGCAGCAACTCCCTCTGTAA
- the LOC123065248 gene encoding uncharacterized protein has translation MASASPSWVILGSVPRVSAADADLPQGADLSLALPAPPRVAVLTIPPRIFPGRTTSRSFPSVLAADASGLLLLHADQGPAKGPTVIDLPSRREFLWLPTVAGYFLLDAKSASALPLPNPEYVMHPGHLGLIASPADAGHYMVAELQMILGGDRADLLCFSSEAGEWVTKDVRYPLPSRPLSPNGVVSHSGMLWWVDLSWCLLTCDPFADAPVLRVVPLPEGKALKSKEAWGLLDKYRCVAVSGGKLRFVDMYRNLNSAGSVQISVWTLVDPDSTEWTLEYEATFKEIWDDASYKATGLPRKIPVLALVHPTNPDVVYFFLDEHLFGVDVRARKVVECEIYELVQPAREHVTTRSVHAWQLPQALCSGSAKETEDGVKEELQQLQL, from the exons ATGGCTTCCGCCTCGCCGTCGTGGGTCATCCTGGGCAGCGTGCCGCGGGTGTCGGCCGCCGACGCCGACCTCCCCCAGGGCGCTGACCTCTCCCTCGCGCTGCCTGCGCCGCCGCGCGTCGCGGTCCTCACCATCCCCCCGCGCATCTTCCCGGGCCGCACCACCTCCAGAAGCTTCCCGTCCGTCCTCGCCGCCgacgcctccggcctcctcctcctccacgccgACCAAGGCCCCGCCAAGGGCCCCACCGTCATCGACCTCCCCAGCCGCCGAGAGTTCTTATGGCTCCCGACCGTCGCGGGCTACTTCCTCCTCGACGCCAAGTCCGCCTCCGCACTCCCGCTCCCCAACCCCGAGTACGTCATGCACCCGGGCCACCTCGGCCTCATCGCCTCCCCCGCCGACGCCGGCCACTACATGGTCGCTGAGCTCCAGATGATCCTCGGCGGCGACCGTGCcgacctcctctgcttctcctccgaAGCCGGGGAATGGGTCACCAAGGACGTCCGCTATCCGCTTCCATCCCGCCCCTTGAGCCCCAACGGCGTGGTCTCGCACTCCGGGATGCTCTGGTGGGTCGACCTCTCCTGGTGCCTCCTCACCTGCGACCCCTTCGCCGACGCGCCGGTGCTGAGGGTCGTCCCGCTTCCGGAGGGCAAGGCGCTCAAGTCCAAGGAAGCTTGGGGACTGCTCGACAAGTACCGCTGCGTGGCTGTCAGCGGCGGCAAGCTGCGGTTCGTGGACATGTACAGGAACCTTAACAGCGCCGGCTCTGTTCAGATCAGCGTGTGGACGCTCGTCGATCCGGACTCCACGGAGTGGACGCTGGAGTACGAGGCCACCTTTAAGGAGATCTGGGACGACGCGAGCTACAAGGCGACTGGCCTGCCAAGGAAGATCCCCGTGCTTGCGCTCGTCCATCCTACGAACCCCGACGTGGTCTACTTCTTTCTGGACGAGCACCTGTTCGGCGTGGACGTGCGTGCTCGCAAGGTTGTGGAGTGTGAGATCTACGAGCTGGTTCAGCCAGCTAGGGAACACGTCACCACCCGTTCCGTTCACGCTTGGCAGCTGCCACAAGCTCTCTGCTCAG GTTCTGCAAAGGAGACTGAAGATGGCGTGAAGGAAGAGCTGCAGCAACTCCAGCTGTGA